A window of the Thermodesulforhabdus norvegica genome harbors these coding sequences:
- a CDS encoding aldehyde dehydrogenase family protein: MKRRNPMDRESLITGCWIHGREVVTHRFWSVEDPAERAVIARVHTASEEEVNQAVCSSAQAFANWRMLSPEKRSELIKKWAELLKRNAERLSEVLSLEVGKPIRSARSEVVSAADFLDYCATEGIRISARYSDSGFIVIREPVGICGIITPYNYPLSTLAVKVGPALMAGCTAIVKPDEHTPLSSLMAAKLALDAGIPPGVINVLCGPGEEAGRLLVRHPSVRLISFTGSTKVGKEIYAECSAYIKRVILELGGNCPAIIASDASWERHLDSITQQTFKNTGQYCYRITRIIVHKSIYESFTARFVEKTRNLRVGNPKSEETQLGPLNNLKIYENFRRQILSVLEHGGEMLLGEVPEETPSGGYFVRPVVFRNVPTSARIGFQEYFGPVAFIIPFSDDDEALELANDTIFGLAAYIFTEDYRRALRWSRNIEAGSIWVNRIHQARFDAPFGGFKQSGIGREKSLHGIEAFTELKTLYFKLDGDHR, translated from the coding sequence ATGAAAAGACGGAACCCCATGGACAGGGAATCTCTCATTACAGGTTGCTGGATTCACGGTCGAGAGGTGGTAACGCATCGTTTCTGGAGCGTGGAGGATCCTGCCGAAAGGGCTGTTATTGCCAGAGTTCATACGGCTTCTGAGGAAGAAGTAAACCAGGCCGTCTGCTCTTCCGCTCAGGCCTTCGCAAACTGGCGGATGCTGTCCCCCGAAAAACGATCCGAACTGATCAAAAAATGGGCAGAGCTGCTGAAGAGGAATGCCGAAAGGTTATCAGAAGTACTTTCGTTGGAAGTGGGTAAACCCATTCGATCCGCCCGATCCGAGGTTGTAAGTGCCGCCGATTTTCTGGATTACTGCGCCACTGAAGGAATCAGAATTTCCGCAAGATATTCGGATAGCGGATTTATCGTAATTCGAGAACCCGTAGGTATCTGCGGAATCATTACCCCCTACAACTATCCTTTAAGCACACTGGCGGTAAAGGTCGGGCCTGCTTTGATGGCAGGATGTACGGCTATCGTAAAACCCGATGAGCACACGCCTCTTTCCTCTTTAATGGCAGCCAAACTCGCACTGGATGCGGGGATACCTCCTGGGGTTATAAACGTCCTGTGCGGGCCCGGAGAGGAAGCCGGACGGCTTCTGGTTCGTCATCCATCGGTACGGTTAATTTCCTTTACGGGCAGCACGAAGGTGGGCAAGGAAATATATGCGGAATGCTCGGCCTACATAAAAAGAGTGATTCTGGAACTCGGAGGTAACTGCCCTGCCATCATAGCTTCAGATGCATCATGGGAAAGACATCTCGATTCAATAACCCAACAAACTTTTAAAAACACGGGTCAATACTGTTATCGAATTACGAGAATTATCGTGCACAAATCCATCTACGAATCCTTTACGGCCCGTTTTGTCGAAAAGACCAGGAACCTCAGGGTGGGCAACCCCAAATCGGAAGAAACCCAGCTGGGACCTCTCAATAACCTGAAAATCTACGAAAACTTCCGCAGACAGATTCTTTCGGTCCTGGAACACGGAGGTGAAATGCTCTTAGGCGAAGTTCCCGAAGAAACGCCTTCAGGGGGCTACTTCGTCAGGCCTGTGGTCTTTCGAAATGTCCCGACTTCGGCCAGAATCGGTTTTCAGGAGTACTTCGGGCCCGTTGCTTTTATCATACCCTTCTCCGACGACGATGAGGCTCTTGAGCTGGCAAACGATACCATTTTTGGGCTTGCCGCTTACATCTTTACAGAAGACTACCGCCGCGCACTAAGGTGGTCGCGTAACATCGAGGCAGGTAGCATCTGGGTTAACCGAATCCATCAGGCCAGATTTGATGCACCCTTCGGAGGATTCAAACAGAGCGGCATAGGTCGGGAGAAGTCTCTTCACGGCATTGAAGCCTTTACAGAGTTGAAAACCCTGTACTTTAAGCTTGATGGAGATCACCGCTAA
- a CDS encoding IMP cyclohydrolase, translated as MTQDLRQMYRRIVSDHFPEEITITFGNQKLVYKKRTWKIRQDSGEIVEQGLRYGENPDQQAALYELVGGNLILGDCQYIDPGKGLVSSITEEDLLQSGKHPGKINLTDVDNGLNVLKFLMEKPTALILKHNNPCGAASGGSLAEAFLRAYRADRVAAFGGCVVLNRPIDKETAEAISAHYLEVVAAPEFEDGTLEILKKRKDLRLIRISRIDRLADYCKYRYIDFKSLIDGGLIVQQSQINRIMTPDDFIPATAEHNGRVYKIKRKPTEREARDLLFGWFVEQGVTSNSVLYVKDECTVAIGTGEQDRVGVAEIAVFKAYQKYADALCYDRHKMSYKELELAVRKGEKSEELLKEIDDETREARGGLNGAVMVSDGFFPFRDGVDVGIREGITAVIQPGGSVRDWEVIEACNEANVAMVFTGQRAFKH; from the coding sequence ATGACGCAGGATTTAAGGCAAATGTACCGCAGGATCGTATCGGATCACTTTCCTGAGGAAATAACCATAACCTTTGGCAATCAGAAGCTGGTTTACAAAAAACGGACCTGGAAGATCAGGCAGGATTCCGGGGAAATCGTTGAACAGGGCCTAAGATACGGCGAAAACCCCGATCAGCAGGCGGCATTGTACGAACTGGTAGGAGGAAACCTGATTCTTGGAGACTGCCAGTACATCGATCCGGGAAAAGGTCTGGTGAGCTCAATTACGGAAGAAGATCTTTTACAGTCCGGAAAGCACCCCGGGAAAATAAATCTCACAGATGTGGATAACGGTCTTAACGTGTTAAAATTTCTCATGGAAAAACCAACGGCCCTGATCCTGAAACACAACAACCCCTGTGGGGCTGCATCCGGTGGGTCTCTTGCCGAGGCATTCCTCAGAGCCTATCGTGCGGACCGCGTAGCGGCTTTTGGCGGTTGCGTGGTCCTGAACAGACCGATCGATAAAGAAACGGCAGAAGCGATTTCCGCTCACTATCTCGAGGTAGTCGCCGCCCCGGAGTTCGAGGACGGCACGCTTGAGATTCTCAAAAAAAGGAAGGATCTCAGGCTCATACGCATAAGTAGGATAGACAGACTGGCCGACTATTGCAAATACCGCTACATCGATTTTAAATCCCTGATAGACGGAGGTTTAATAGTCCAGCAGTCTCAAATTAACCGTATAATGACCCCCGATGACTTCATTCCCGCCACGGCGGAACATAACGGAAGGGTTTACAAAATCAAGCGCAAACCGACAGAACGGGAAGCCAGAGACCTCCTGTTCGGGTGGTTCGTGGAGCAGGGCGTAACGTCCAATTCAGTTCTATACGTTAAAGACGAGTGCACGGTAGCCATAGGCACGGGAGAACAGGATCGCGTGGGTGTTGCCGAAATTGCCGTTTTTAAGGCTTACCAGAAGTATGCCGACGCCCTGTGCTACGATCGCCACAAAATGTCTTACAAAGAGCTTGAGCTTGCCGTTCGAAAGGGCGAAAAGTCCGAAGAGCTTCTGAAGGAAATTGACGACGAAACCAGAGAGGCTCGAGGGGGTCTAAATGGGGCCGTAATGGTTTCGGACGGCTTCTTTCCTTTCAGGGACGGAGTGGACGTGGGCATCAGAGAAGGTATAACGGCGGTGATACAGCCCGGTGGCTCGGTCAGAGACTGGGAAGTAATAGAAGCCTGCAACGAAGCAAATGTGGCCATGGTATTTACCGGACAGAGGGCCTTTAAACACTGA
- the tgt gene encoding tRNA guanosine(34) transglycosylase Tgt, translated as MDRVFSFSVLNKDPSCNARLGRLHTAHGSVDTPVFMPVGTQATVKSLDPEDLQKMNCRIILGNTYHLYLRPGTEVISRFGGLHGFMGWDGAILTDSGGFQVFSLAKIREISEEGVLFHSHIDGSRHMMTPEKAIEIQEILGSDIAMSFDECTPYPVDREYARLSMERTLRWAIRGKKRHGKVDQALFGIVQGSVFADLRMECLERLVEIGFDGYALGSLSVGEPKEMMLEVLEKTLPQFPEDAPRYLMGVGTPEDIVEGVRLGVDMFDCVLPTRNARNGTLFTSFGRINIKNSAYVVDGSPVDPECDCYTCRKFSRAYLRHLYVSRELLAYRLNTIHNVHYYLSLMEKIREAITKGNFMEWRKEFYAKRWEQNEAELHFRG; from the coding sequence ATGGATAGGGTTTTCTCCTTTTCCGTTTTGAATAAAGATCCGTCGTGCAATGCAAGACTGGGCCGCCTTCATACGGCTCACGGTTCCGTGGATACTCCCGTCTTCATGCCCGTGGGTACCCAGGCAACGGTAAAAAGTCTTGACCCCGAGGATCTTCAAAAAATGAACTGCCGCATTATTCTCGGCAACACCTATCATCTTTACCTGAGGCCGGGGACAGAGGTGATTTCTCGATTTGGCGGTCTCCACGGCTTCATGGGATGGGATGGGGCTATTCTTACGGACAGTGGAGGCTTTCAGGTTTTCAGCCTTGCGAAAATCCGGGAAATATCCGAGGAAGGAGTCCTGTTCCATTCCCACATCGACGGGTCCAGGCATATGATGACGCCGGAAAAGGCGATAGAGATTCAGGAAATCCTTGGATCCGACATTGCCATGAGTTTTGACGAGTGTACCCCCTACCCCGTTGACAGGGAATATGCTCGCCTGTCGATGGAGCGCACCTTGAGGTGGGCTATCAGGGGCAAAAAGAGGCATGGGAAGGTGGATCAGGCCCTTTTCGGGATAGTTCAGGGCAGTGTTTTTGCTGACCTTCGCATGGAATGCCTTGAACGGCTTGTGGAAATCGGTTTTGACGGCTACGCTCTGGGAAGCCTTTCGGTAGGAGAACCGAAAGAGATGATGCTGGAAGTTCTCGAAAAAACGCTCCCCCAGTTTCCCGAAGATGCACCAAGGTATCTGATGGGGGTTGGGACTCCCGAAGACATCGTCGAAGGAGTAAGGCTCGGTGTGGATATGTTCGATTGCGTACTGCCCACGAGAAATGCCCGTAATGGAACTCTTTTCACCTCCTTCGGCAGGATAAATATCAAAAATTCCGCCTATGTTGTGGACGGATCTCCCGTAGATCCCGAGTGTGACTGCTATACCTGTCGAAAATTCAGCAGGGCCTATTTAAGGCATCTTTATGTGTCTAGAGAGCTTCTCGCTTACCGCCTGAACACCATCCACAATGTTCATTATTACCTGTCCCTGATGGAGAAAATTCGGGAAGCCATTACAAAAGGGAATTTCATGGAGTGGCGAAAGGAATTTTACGCAAAAAGATGGGAACAAAATGAAGCTGAACTTCATTTTCGTGGGTAA
- a CDS encoding CDP-alcohol phosphatidyltransferase family protein, protein MLKGSFLETHYYSFLEKTFVPVLVKLKLRPNHLSIMGLISSVISGICFAFSPFWGGVFALLSGLFDTLDGSLARSTGQTKKAGAFLDSVLDRYTELVIFLGIWTYFYRINYHIHLVSLLIILILFGSLMVSYTRARAEGLGEKCMVGAFQRAERIILLGCTGIINLFYPNPGIVFAILWVFLIGTNTTALWRFFHVLRNLKRQGR, encoded by the coding sequence ATGCTCAAAGGCTCTTTCCTTGAAACTCACTACTATTCTTTCCTGGAAAAAACCTTTGTACCGGTGCTCGTCAAATTGAAGCTTCGCCCCAATCACCTAAGTATCATGGGGCTGATAAGCAGTGTTATTTCAGGAATCTGTTTTGCCTTCTCACCTTTCTGGGGAGGGGTATTTGCACTTCTTTCCGGTCTCTTCGATACTCTGGACGGATCTCTTGCAAGAAGCACGGGTCAGACAAAGAAAGCCGGCGCTTTTCTGGATTCCGTGCTTGATCGGTACACAGAACTCGTGATCTTCCTTGGGATATGGACTTACTTTTACCGTATTAACTACCACATACACTTGGTATCTCTTCTAATAATACTGATTCTGTTCGGATCACTTATGGTAAGTTACACCCGTGCCCGAGCAGAAGGCCTGGGCGAAAAATGCATGGTAGGTGCCTTCCAGAGAGCCGAAAGGATTATTCTTCTCGGGTGCACGGGTATAATTAATCTTTTTTATCCCAATCCGGGCATTGTTTTCGCAATACTCTGGGTTTTCCTGATCGGTACCAACACGACCGCCCTGTGGCGTTTTTTTCACGTTCTCAGAAACCTGAAACGCCAGGGACGGTAG
- the mobB gene encoding molybdopterin-guanine dinucleotide biosynthesis protein B, giving the protein MIPVVCIVGAKKTGKTTLMEKLIPELRKRGHRVGTVKHDVHDFSIDHEGKDTWRHRQAGSRTVVISSPGKVAVIKEVSQEMTLSEIVQRFFWEEDIVIAEGYKNSPFPKIEVLSREKNIVPLCGVKDHLIATYGGAPEKSEVPHFGYDSVESLARLIEDRYLKSRKRRFVSVVADGKNIPLNDFVETIVGNTVEGLLKSLKGWGSPMQVTITLLNREATDKE; this is encoded by the coding sequence GTGATACCCGTTGTTTGCATTGTCGGCGCCAAAAAAACGGGCAAAACGACTTTAATGGAAAAGCTGATACCGGAACTCAGGAAGCGAGGCCACAGGGTTGGCACCGTTAAGCACGATGTTCACGATTTTTCAATAGACCACGAAGGAAAAGATACCTGGCGACATCGGCAGGCCGGATCGCGCACCGTTGTCATCTCTTCTCCAGGTAAGGTTGCCGTGATAAAAGAAGTTTCGCAGGAAATGACCCTATCCGAGATAGTGCAACGCTTCTTCTGGGAAGAAGATATAGTGATTGCAGAGGGATATAAGAATTCACCATTCCCGAAGATTGAAGTGCTGAGCCGTGAGAAAAACATTGTCCCTTTGTGCGGCGTCAAAGATCACCTGATAGCCACCTACGGAGGCGCACCGGAAAAATCCGAGGTGCCGCACTTCGGCTACGACTCTGTTGAAAGCCTGGCCCGGCTTATTGAAGACAGATACCTTAAAAGCAGGAAGCGCCGTTTTGTTTCGGTTGTTGCAGACGGGAAAAACATTCCGTTAAACGACTTCGTTGAAACAATCGTCGGAAACACGGTGGAAGGGCTTTTGAAATCCCTTAAGGGGTGGGGAAGCCCTATGCAGGTAACGATAACCCTGCTCAACAGAGAGGCGACCGATAAGGAGTAA
- a CDS encoding 23S rRNA (pseudouridine(1915)-N(3))-methyltransferase RlmH — MKLNFIFVGKTGHRDMGRLIKFYADRLARFTRIEIKTVREEKITSSKTPELILQAEGKRILDATDPSDVLVVWDSSGEMMSSVEYAEVLGAWERQGIKRVSMVIGGPLGIGSEVKKAAQKIFSLSPMTFPHDLARVIVLEQTYRAFSIIRGIPYHK; from the coding sequence ATGAAGCTGAACTTCATTTTCGTGGGTAAAACGGGGCACAGGGACATGGGGCGGTTGATTAAATTCTATGCAGATAGGTTGGCCCGTTTTACCCGAATTGAGATCAAAACGGTACGTGAAGAAAAAATTACCTCTTCAAAAACCCCCGAATTGATACTACAGGCAGAAGGAAAGCGCATTCTGGACGCCACCGATCCTTCCGACGTACTGGTAGTCTGGGATTCCAGCGGTGAAATGATGTCATCGGTTGAGTATGCGGAGGTCCTTGGTGCATGGGAACGGCAGGGAATAAAGCGGGTCTCGATGGTTATCGGAGGACCCCTTGGCATCGGCTCGGAAGTAAAAAAAGCGGCTCAGAAAATTTTCTCCCTATCACCGATGACGTTTCCTCACGATCTGGCGCGTGTTATAGTACTTGAGCAAACTTACAGGGCCTTTTCAATTATCCGGGGGATACCCTATCATAAGTAG
- the mobA gene encoding molybdenum cofactor guanylyltransferase, whose translation MEKKVTGVILAGGKSSRFGQNKALVEIGGERLIDRSLRMLSKSFSPLLIVASDLLNYAGLPAILTKDVVPVPGPLTGIYTALLFSPNEWIFVRAVDMPFLNGSLVELFFGTLSDSIDAVIPVTGRGYEPLCAFYRRTCLKHIAKVLESGGGRIIEFFPKIRVREIREEDWKNVDPGGMSFYNINTREDLLELRRSGLL comes from the coding sequence ATGGAGAAGAAGGTTACGGGGGTTATTCTTGCAGGAGGCAAGAGTAGCCGTTTTGGTCAAAATAAGGCACTGGTCGAAATCGGGGGTGAGCGTCTAATTGACAGAAGCCTCCGTATGTTAAGTAAAAGCTTTTCCCCCCTGTTGATAGTCGCATCGGATCTGCTCAACTATGCGGGCCTTCCTGCCATCCTGACAAAAGATGTCGTGCCCGTTCCGGGCCCTTTAACCGGAATATATACTGCTCTCCTGTTCAGCCCCAACGAGTGGATTTTCGTTCGAGCCGTTGACATGCCCTTCCTGAACGGCTCATTGGTTGAGCTGTTTTTCGGCACTCTGTCCGACTCGATAGATGCCGTTATTCCCGTTACCGGACGGGGATACGAACCTCTTTGCGCTTTTTACCGTCGCACCTGTCTAAAACACATAGCAAAAGTGCTGGAGTCAGGAGGGGGCAGAATTATCGAGTTTTTCCCCAAAATTCGTGTGCGCGAGATAAGGGAAGAAGACTGGAAAAATGTCGATCCAGGGGGGATGAGCTTTTACAACATCAACACCCGAGAAGACCTGCTGGAGCTTCGACGGAGTGGACTTTTATAA
- a CDS encoding AbrB/MazE/SpoVT family DNA-binding domain-containing protein — translation MEVEYKNIDPKLIVNEIRNGRSIEAVQKLFGLRFKSEVQDLYMKGLMELGEIPPVDFGRKKAQSAGSKPSGVQGSSQPQVQAKTAQQGLAHRGQPAAPVVEYVEHRKPELSIPAEMPEREPRSERPVVIRRRERKPGVVIKTQNLRTIGQSGSITLNKSLLIDQLGFSIGDAFEIYREDDRIVLQKIDLHEVP, via the coding sequence ATGGAAGTTGAGTACAAAAACATAGATCCCAAGCTCATTGTCAATGAGATCAGAAATGGCCGATCCATAGAAGCGGTTCAAAAGCTTTTTGGATTGCGCTTTAAAAGTGAGGTTCAGGATCTTTACATGAAGGGATTAATGGAGCTCGGGGAAATTCCGCCTGTGGATTTCGGAAGAAAGAAGGCACAATCGGCAGGTAGCAAACCTTCGGGTGTTCAGGGTTCGTCTCAGCCTCAGGTTCAGGCAAAGACCGCGCAGCAGGGTTTAGCTCATAGAGGCCAGCCGGCTGCTCCTGTGGTTGAATATGTTGAGCACAGGAAGCCGGAACTCTCAATTCCTGCAGAAATGCCTGAAAGAGAGCCCCGGAGTGAAAGGCCTGTGGTTATCCGCAGGCGTGAACGCAAACCCGGAGTTGTTATAAAGACTCAGAATCTGAGAACTATAGGCCAGAGTGGAAGCATCACCTTGAATAAATCGCTTCTTATTGACCAGCTGGGTTTTTCCATAGGGGACGCCTTTGAGATTTATCGTGAGGATGACAGGATAGTGCTACAGAAGATAGATCTTCATGAAGTTCCATAA
- a CDS encoding amidohydrolase family protein, with protein MIIDVHTHAFPPEVCRYREKYMENEWAFKTLYGHPRARMVTSEELVQAMDEHGVDMSFVFGFPWVDKELARRHNDYILESASKYPHRLIPLVCVNPARDYATQEVERCLKAGARGAGELAVYGNCDADALIERYRDIGEVTRRHGGFLLIHANEPVGHKYPGKAPQGLQFYYEVVKALPEIPVILAHWGGGLFFFELLKKEAKDILKNVYYDTAASPFLYDSRIYSIAAEILGANKILLGTDYPLLPPERYIKEMQESGIPEDRVRAISGGNALRILDFYRAHSG; from the coding sequence ATGATCATAGATGTACATACCCACGCATTTCCACCGGAAGTATGCCGTTATCGTGAAAAATACATGGAAAACGAGTGGGCCTTTAAAACCCTTTATGGTCATCCCAGGGCACGAATGGTAACCTCGGAAGAACTGGTGCAGGCTATGGACGAGCATGGGGTGGACATGTCCTTCGTCTTTGGTTTTCCCTGGGTCGATAAAGAGCTTGCAAGGCGTCACAACGATTACATTCTGGAAAGCGCCTCGAAATATCCCCATAGATTAATTCCCCTTGTCTGCGTGAATCCTGCCCGTGATTACGCTACGCAGGAAGTCGAAAGGTGTCTGAAGGCCGGTGCCAGAGGAGCCGGAGAACTGGCAGTTTACGGAAATTGCGACGCCGATGCCCTGATCGAACGATACAGAGACATCGGAGAAGTTACCAGAAGGCACGGGGGGTTCTTGCTCATACATGCCAACGAACCGGTGGGACACAAATACCCGGGTAAGGCCCCACAGGGGCTTCAATTTTACTACGAAGTGGTAAAAGCCCTTCCGGAAATCCCGGTGATACTCGCCCACTGGGGAGGGGGGCTCTTTTTCTTCGAGCTCTTAAAAAAAGAAGCGAAAGACATTCTAAAAAACGTTTACTACGATACCGCCGCATCCCCTTTTCTGTACGACAGCCGTATCTATTCCATTGCGGCCGAGATCCTGGGTGCAAACAAAATACTTCTCGGAACCGACTATCCTTTACTTCCCCCTGAAAGATACATCAAGGAAATGCAAGAATCGGGCATTCCGGAAGACCGGGTAAGGGCAATTTCGGGAGGGAACGCCCTGAGAATCCTTGATTTTTACAGAGCCCACTCCGGTTGA
- the queA gene encoding tRNA preQ1(34) S-adenosylmethionine ribosyltransferase-isomerase QueA encodes MNTQRTLEERAISYRLDDYDYDLPPELIAQMPADRRDESRLMVLDRRSRTWEHRVFSEIVHLLRPGDVLVLNNTRVVRARLTARKPSGGKVELLILNPFEGRESQKGKEYGCITRSSKPLKPGMILTLENASEDIQIEIAEVPEPGKAHIRLRTDLPLLSVLERFGSVPLPPYIRRNEANRKKLLSLDLSRYQTVYALKPGAVAAPTAGFHFTENLLEELRNKGIFLAYLTLHVGYGTFAPVRSEDIRHHVMHSEWCEIDDSCVNTIEEARRSGGRVIAVGTTCVRALEWVMTNLGKLQPHAGWCDHYIYPGYRFKIVDAMVTNFHLPRSTLLLLVAAFAGKDFILAAYREAVRERYRFFSYGDAMLIT; translated from the coding sequence ATGAATACACAAAGAACCCTTGAGGAGCGGGCAATATCGTACCGTCTCGACGACTACGACTATGATCTGCCTCCGGAGCTTATAGCTCAGATGCCGGCAGACCGCCGTGATGAATCTCGACTTATGGTTCTGGATCGACGATCACGCACGTGGGAGCACAGGGTCTTTTCCGAGATCGTCCACCTTTTGAGGCCCGGTGACGTTCTTGTGTTAAACAATACCAGGGTGGTCCGGGCACGGCTTACGGCAAGGAAGCCCTCCGGCGGTAAAGTAGAACTCCTGATACTAAACCCCTTTGAAGGCCGGGAAAGTCAGAAAGGAAAAGAGTATGGGTGCATAACCCGGTCCTCTAAACCGTTAAAACCCGGAATGATACTTACCCTGGAAAACGCTTCCGAAGATATTCAAATAGAGATAGCCGAAGTTCCCGAACCCGGGAAAGCACACATCAGATTACGCACAGACCTTCCGCTTCTTTCGGTATTAGAACGGTTTGGCTCCGTACCGCTTCCACCATACATCCGGAGAAATGAGGCGAACAGGAAAAAGCTGTTGAGTCTCGACCTGAGCCGTTATCAAACCGTATATGCCCTGAAGCCCGGCGCCGTGGCCGCCCCGACTGCCGGATTTCACTTTACGGAAAACCTTCTCGAGGAACTCCGGAATAAAGGAATTTTTCTGGCTTACCTGACCCTGCATGTGGGTTACGGAACCTTTGCGCCTGTTAGATCAGAAGACATACGCCATCACGTAATGCACTCTGAATGGTGCGAAATAGATGATTCCTGTGTTAACACAATCGAAGAAGCAAGGCGTTCCGGCGGAAGGGTGATCGCCGTAGGCACGACCTGCGTAAGAGCCCTCGAGTGGGTGATGACAAACCTTGGAAAGCTGCAACCCCATGCGGGCTGGTGTGATCACTACATCTACCCGGGCTACCGGTTCAAGATTGTGGATGCCATGGTCACAAACTTCCACTTACCCCGTTCAACTCTTCTTCTACTGGTTGCGGCTTTTGCAGGTAAAGACTTCATCCTGGCCGCTTACCGGGAAGCAGTAAGAGAGCGCTATCGCTTTTTTAGCTATGGCGACGCCATGCTGATAACCTAA
- a CDS encoding molybdopterin molybdotransferase MoeA, whose translation MDFYKALSTVKSFAEELEKEWVSLDRAPGRVCGSTIRASLSVPSSPLSRWDGFAVGSIDTATASVSRPVALEIVQSEPITAGSYTEPEVAPGRCAKIMTGGLIPPGCDAVVRYEDVTEREGRIFVRSPVSAGDGIIKTGQLIRKGQIITRKGTVISPYNLCILAETGAATLPAFRKPRIGILAIGDELLLPGERLDGPKRYAGGQYFLAGLAEKVFGAFVLNLGIVRDSPEEIEKTVKSVKCIDLLVTTGGTGKGTKDHIDALWKTLNVKELFSGLNIKPGKSSRCGIFNDTLWLALPGGAMGGVVIFTEVLNEIAKIWYDRREVLTPRIRVEVSLTPDGNGFEPGSNYLSFLGFVERKDGEFMFRLQDDNIYRSVNAYIIVPPGENIVPGYTTEATLLMSGWD comes from the coding sequence GTGGACTTTTATAAAGCCCTGTCAACGGTGAAAAGTTTTGCAGAGGAGCTCGAAAAGGAGTGGGTCTCTCTGGATCGAGCTCCGGGAAGAGTTTGTGGTTCGACGATCCGTGCTTCTCTGTCCGTTCCGTCATCTCCTCTGTCCAGATGGGACGGATTTGCCGTCGGGTCGATAGACACTGCCACCGCTTCGGTTAGTCGGCCCGTAGCCCTTGAGATAGTTCAGAGCGAACCCATAACAGCGGGCTCTTACACAGAACCTGAAGTTGCTCCCGGAAGGTGCGCAAAAATAATGACCGGAGGGCTCATACCCCCGGGATGCGACGCCGTGGTCAGGTATGAGGACGTAACGGAAAGAGAAGGCAGGATTTTCGTCAGGTCACCCGTTTCTGCCGGGGATGGGATCATAAAGACAGGTCAATTAATCCGTAAAGGCCAGATCATTACACGGAAGGGAACGGTGATCTCGCCATACAATCTCTGCATACTGGCGGAAACGGGTGCGGCAACGCTACCGGCTTTCAGGAAGCCTCGAATAGGTATTCTGGCCATAGGAGACGAACTCCTTCTTCCCGGCGAAAGGCTTGATGGTCCAAAAAGGTATGCAGGAGGGCAATACTTTCTTGCAGGCCTCGCCGAGAAGGTTTTCGGAGCTTTTGTACTGAATCTCGGGATAGTCAGGGACAGCCCCGAAGAAATCGAAAAGACGGTAAAATCGGTGAAGTGCATCGATCTTCTCGTTACCACCGGAGGAACCGGCAAAGGTACAAAGGACCACATAGATGCCCTGTGGAAAACCCTCAATGTTAAGGAGTTGTTTTCGGGTTTAAACATAAAACCCGGAAAATCTTCCAGATGTGGAATTTTTAACGACACGCTCTGGCTTGCCCTGCCGGGGGGTGCAATGGGCGGTGTGGTGATTTTTACCGAAGTTCTCAACGAAATTGCGAAAATATGGTATGATCGCCGGGAAGTCTTGACCCCAAGGATACGGGTTGAGGTTTCCCTGACCCCTGATGGCAACGGTTTTGAACCGGGTAGTAATTATCTGAGTTTTTTGGGGTTTGTTGAGAGAAAGGACGGAGAGTTTATGTTCCGTCTTCAAGACGATAATATCTACAGATCCGTAAATGCTTACATTATCGTTCCACCCGGAGAGAACATTGTACCGGGTTATACCACCGAAGCTACTTTGCTCATGTCAGGATGGGATTGA